DNA sequence from the Janibacter sp. CX7 genome:
CGATGCCGGCCTCGAGGTCGTGGAACTGCGGCTCGGAGAGCATCCGGGTGAAGACCTCGATGGTCATCTCGAGGTCGCGGTACTCCTCCATGTCGAGGTTGACGAAGGAGTGCGGGCTGGACGACTTCGCGGTCTCGTAGAGCGGGCGCAGCCGGGTCAGGCAGCGCTCGACGGTGCCCTCGGTGTCCCACGTGCTGATCTGGCTGACGAGCGAGGAGACCTTGATCGAGACGTAGTCGACGTCGGGGCGCTCGAGCAGCTCGCGGGTGCGCTCGGTGCGGCTGGCGGCCTCGCCCTCGCCGAGCACGGCCTCGCCGAGGAGGTTGATGTTGAGGCGGAACCCGTCCTCGCGGGCCTTCGCCAGGTGCTTGCCCAGACGCGGGTCGCGGGCGTCGACGAGCAGGTGGCCGACCATCTGCTTCATGCGGGCGCGGGCGGCAGGCACGACGACCTTGGGCGCGATCTTGGCAGCGCGGGCGCCGAGCCCGAGCAGGCCGCGGTCGACCGGGCCGAGGAAGGAGGCCGAGTCGGACGCGGTGATCCGGCTGAGCGCGTTGGCAGCGACGCGGTCGTCCTCCGGCCGCGCGACGCGGTCGACGAAGAAGACCGCCATGTCGAGGCCGGCGTGGTCGGACAGGAGCGCGGCGAGCTGACCGGTCGACTGCGCCTCACGCTTCGTCTCGCCGGCGTGGGCGGCGGCGGCCCAGCGGTCCGCGAGACGCACCGCGTCCTCGACGAAGGGGGCGAAGGCGGCAGTGGCCGGGTCCGTCAGGGAGGGAGTCGTCGTCATGCTCTCGACGGTAGGCGCGCGACGTGGCAATGACCACAGCCAGATGTTTGCCCCAAGCCGTCCATCGACATACATCTGTCTGATCGGCACGGTCGGCGGGCCTGTGTGAGACGCGCCCTGTCTCCACCCCTTGGGAGGTAGTGCCTCGGGCACCCCCTGCCTAGCGTCGAAGGGAGACGTCGACCCGGCCACGGGTCTGCTCAACGTCGCCAGCCTGAGGAGCTCATCTCGATGCCCACGACGAAGCGCACCACCTCCCACGACGCGGATGCACCTGCCCACGACCGCGTCGGGGCCGGCGGCGAGACCCACCAGCGAGCAGGCGGCGATAGCCCGGTCATGACGTCGGCGCACGGTGTCCCGATCGAGGACGACAACAACTCACTGCGAGCGGGTGAGCGTGGTCCGACCCTCATGTCCGACCACGCGTTCCGCGAGAAGCTCTTCCACTTCGACCACGAGCGCATCCCCGAGCGAGTGGTCCACGCACGTGGCTACGGAGCTCACGGGGTCTTCGAGTGCCACGAGTCGCTCGCCGACATCACGCGTGCCAGCATCTTCGCCTCGGCCGGCAAGAAGACCGAGACCTTCGTCCGTTTCTCCACCGTGGCTGGCAACCTCGGCTCCTTCGACCTCGCGCGGGACGTGCGCGGGTTCGCCACGAAGTTCTACACCGACGAGGGCAACTGGGACCTCGTCGGCAACAACATCCCGGTCTTCTTCATCCAGGACGCCGTGAAGTTCCCCGACCTGGTCCACGCAGTCAAGGAGGAGCCGGACCGCGGTTTCCCGCAGGCGCAGAGCGCCCACGACACCTTCTGGGACTTCGCCTCGCTCATGCCCGAGTCGACCCACATGACGCTGTGGCAGATGTCGGACCGAGCCATCCCGCGCTCTTTCCGCATGATGGAGGGCTTCGGTGTCCACACCTTCCGCTTCATCAACGACGCCGGCGACAGCTCCTTCGTGAAGTTCCACTGGAAGCCCGTGCTGGGCATGCAGTCCGTGGTCTGGAACGAGGCGGTCAAGATCAACGGCGCCGACCCCGACTTCCACCGCCGCGACCTCTTCGACGCCATCACCGCCGGCGACTTCCCGCAGTGGGAGCTGGGTGTGCAGGTCTTCGACGACGCCTTCGCCGACGAGTTCGACTTCGACGTCCTCGACGCGACCAAGCTCATCCCCGAGGAGCTCATCCCGGTCCGGGCTGTCGGCACGATGACCCTGAACCGGCTCGTCGACAACGTCTTCGCCGAGGTCGAGCAGGTCGCCTTCATGACGCAGAACGTGCCGCCGGGCATCGACTTCAGCAACGACCCCCTGCTCCAGGGCCGCAACTTCTCCTACCTCGACACCCAGCTGAAGAGGCTCGGCAGCACCAACTTCAGCCAGCTGCCGGTCAACGCGCCCCGGTGCCCCGTCGCTCACTTCCAGCGCGACGGTCACATGCAGATGTCACCGCAGCCTGGTCGGGCGGCCTACGAGCCGAACTCCTTCAGCGGCGAGGACCGAGGGCCGCGCGAGGTGGGTGCGCAGGGGCAGCAACCCTTCCCCGACGAGGTCGAGGGCCAGACCCGGCGCGTGCGCAGCGCGTCCTTCGCCGATCACTACAGCCAGGCCCGGCAGTTCTACGTCAGCCAGACTCCGGTCGAGCAGGAGCACATCGTCCTCGCGTACACCTTCGAGCTGGGCAAGTGCGAGATCCCGGCCATCAGGTCACGGATGATCGCCAACCTGCGCAATGTCGACGAGGACCTCGCCGCTGGCGTGGCCGCGGGCCTGCGGATGCCCCTCCCGGAGGCCTCCGTCCCGGCCGCGGAGCCCATCAGGGATCTGCCGCCGAGCCCCGCTCTGAGCATCCTCGCCAACGCCAAGGAGACCTTCGCCGGCCGCAAGCTGGGGCTGCTGGTCGGCGACGGCGCGGACGCGGCCGCGGTCAAGCGTCTGCGCAAGGCCGTGACGAAGGCAGGCGGCATCTGCGAGGTCGTCGCCAAGGCCGTCGGGGGCGCCACGCTGTCCGACGACTCGCTGCTCGAGGCGACGCAGGCCGTCGCCGGTGCCCCCTCGGTGCTGTACGACGCGATCGCCGTCCTGACAGGGCCCGACGGTGGAGCCGTCCTGGCCGACGAGCCAGCAGCGCGTGACTTCCTCACCGACGCCTTCAACCACTACAAGGTCATCGGGCTCGGCGGCGCCACCGATGCTCTCGTCGCGGCGGCCGGTCTCAGCGACAAGCTCGACGCGGCCTGCTTGGGCCTGGACACGGCCAACGACAACACGACATTCCTGTCGAGGATCGCCGGACCACGCCAGTGGGACCGCGACCTCGACGCCTGAGGCACCACGACAGAGAGGCACCACATGAAGGCACTCACCTGGCAAGGCCGAAGCAACGTCCGCATCGACGACGTCCCCGACCCTCGGGTCGAGCGCCCGACCGACGCGGTCATCCGTGTCACCTCGACCGCGATCTGCGGATCCGACCTCCATCTCTACGACCCACTCGGTCCCTTTCTGTCGAAGGGAGACATCCTCGGCCACGAGACCATGGGCATCGTCGAGGAGGTGGGGTCGGAGGTCACCCACATCTCGGTGGGCGACCGGGTCGTCGTCCCCTTCAACATCTCGTGCGGGCACTGCTGGATGTGCCAACGCGGATTCATGGCCCAGTGCGAGACCACGCAGGTGCGCGATCAGGGCATGGGGGCCTCGCTCTTCGGCTTCACCGAGCTCTACGGCTCCGTCCCGGGGGGCCAGGCGGAGTACCTGCGCGTCCCGCAGGCACAGTTCGGCCCGATCCTCGTCCCCGAGGGCGTGGCCGACGAGCGGTTCCTGTACCTCTCCGACATCCTCCCGACCGCCTGGCAGGGGGTGGAGTACGCCGACGTGCCCAACGGGGGCAGCCTCGCCGTCATCGGGCTGGGACCAGTCGGCCTGATGGCGGTCGCCATCGCGGCCCACCGTGGCCTGCAGGTCATAGGCGTGGACAACGTGCCGGAACGGCTGGCACGGGCGCGCCAGTACGGCGCGACAGTCATCAACACCGACGAGACCGATGACGTGCCGGGAGCGATCCGCGAGCTCACCGACGGCCGCGGGGTCGACGGCTCCCTGGACGCGGTCGGGATGGAGGCCCACGGCGCACCCGTGGCCGAGACCGCCATCAAGGCCGTCGGCCTGGTCCCGGATGTCCTGGCCAAGCCGATGATGAAGACGGTCGGCATCGACCGCCTCGCCGCACTGCGCACGGCGATCGGCGCCGTCCGACGTTCGGGCACGGTCTCGGTGAGCGGGGTCTACGGCGGGATGGCCGACCCCCTGCCGATGATGGAGATCTTCGACAAGGGTCTGGCTCTGCGCATGGGCCAGTGCCACGTCAAGCGGTGGATCGACGACATCATGCCGCTCGTGCTCGAGGACGGCGACCCCCTCGGTCTCGAGGCGTTTGCGACCCACCGCCTGCCGCTGACGCAGGCCCCTGACGCCTACTCGATGTTCCAGAAGAAGCAGGACGGCTGCATCAAGGTCGTGCTGAAGCCGTGACCGCAGCACGAGTGGCCGGGGCCGCACGGGCCTCGGCCACTCGTGGCTGTGGCCGCGATCGACATGATGCTGGGCGGGACGATCCACCTGTGCCTGTCCGTCCTGCTCCTCTCGATCCCGGCGCAGAGGGCCGCTCGACGACTCGTCGACGCGGTGCTGGCCGGTCGCTCGCCGATCGAGCTCACACCCCTGTCGTGGGTGGGCAGGCGGGTACACGGTCTCGCGCCGCGCGCCGGCTCAACCCGATCGATCCGGGCGAAGGGCCCGCAGCGCGCAGCGCGTCGGGTCAGTAGTCGGCGGGCGTGGGCGGCGCCTCGAGGACGATCCGCTTGCGTGTCGGGGCCATGCCGTTGTCGATCCCCCAGAGGACGGCTTGGCTCCGGCTGTCCACGCCCATCGTCCGGTACGCGGAGCGGATGTAGGACTTGACCGAGTTGATGCTCAGGTACGTCCGCTCCGCGATGGCGTTGTTGCTCAGCCCGGCGGTCACGAGAGCGATGATCTCTGACTCACGAGGTGTCAGGCCCGCCGCGCGGCCGGGCCAGGAGTTGGTGGGGAGCGTGGGGTCCGGCTCGAAGGGGATGACCCGCAGATGCCCTTCGTGAGCCCTGGTCAGCTCCATGACGAGATCCTCCGCGCCGACCGACTTGGAGATCGCGGAGGTGACCCCGCGGGCCCGAGCTGACTCGATGAGCTCCTCGGAGAGATGCCAGGTGAAGAGGACCACCTGCCCGATGTGGGGGGCGGCGCACAAGACGTCGAGGTCGTCACCGTCGAACCCGGTGCGGGCGTAGGTGTCGTACAGCGCGATGTCGACCGGTTGAGCGACCGTGGTCCCTGCATCCAGCTCGACGACCCTGACGACGTCGGCGTAGGGCTCGAGCATGGCGGCGACTCCTTGGATGATCAGCTCGTGATCGTTGATCAGGGCGACCCTCAAGGGGCCACGTGCAGGGGCGCTCATGCCCTGACCATAGCCGCGGCTACCGACTGCGTCAGGCTCGGGTCTCGTGACCGTCCGCCCTCGCGACGAGCACGATCTCGCCGGGACGACGGATGATGCGGCCCTGCCTTTCGAACTCGTCGAGCCACCCCGACATGGGCCACTCGTGCCAACGTCGCCAGTAGATCGATGCATTGCGCACGATGTCGACGAGGTGCTCGACCGGCGGCCGTGACACCGGGTGATGCTGGTGGTAGGCATGGGCGCCTCCGACCCAGACCAGCTCGACACCTCGCTCGCGGGCGACCCGACCGAGGTCGGTGTCCTCGGCCCCGTAGCCGACGTACTCCTCGGCAAAGCCTCCCAACAGGTCCCAGGTGGACGCTTTCACCGCGAAGCTCAATGACCAGAAGAGCTCGTGCGAGCCGTCGCGCTGGATCGTGCCGGGCGATGGTGCCGGCCGGGCGGGGTGGGGGTCGGTCAGGTCGTCGAGCCGGCGGGCGTCGTCCGGGACCCGGACGCCTTCGTCGAGGTAGGTCACCGGTCCGCAGAGCAGCGCTTGAGGAACTCTCTCGGCAGCGCTCTCGTACGAGCTCACCAGACGTGGTCCGGGCACACAGTCCACGTCGAGCAGGACCACCAGGTCCGCGCCGGAGCGCAGCGCTGCCCGCACCCCGATGTTGCGTGCCCGCGCGAGGGGGAGACCGCGAGGATCGCGCTCGACGTGGATGACGGTCACGCTCGGCTGACCAGCGACGACGTCGTCGATGGCGTGGTCGTCCATGGCCACGATGATGTGCGGCATCCCGGGGGAGACGTCGCGCAGGATCCTGCGCTGCTCGCGCAGGTGCGCGTGCCGACCGTGGACGACGGTCACGATCACGATGTGCTCAGCCACCGGCCACCGCCTCGACCAGTGCGGCCGCCCGCTCGACGGCACCTGCGCACTCCCACCGCACCCACCCCTGGCCGCCTCGCGCCAAGGCCGTGTCGAGCGCGCAGGCCCAGTCGATCGTGTCGAGGTCCTCGGGCCGGACCGCGGTCGCGAGACCTGCGGCGTCGAGGGTCGCGGCCATGTGGTCCTGCTCGTCGTGGGGCCGGCGCTGTGGCACGACCAATGCCGCCACACCGGCGGCGGCGACGTCAGCCACCGCGTTCTGCCCGCCGTGTGTGACCACGACGTCCGCGCGAGCGATCAGGCTGCGCACGTCGGGGACCCAGACGTCTCCGCCCGCGACCTGCCAGTCGAGGTGTGGGGCCGAGCGGACGATGGTCATCGGCAGGTCTCCCCGGTCGAATCCCTCGGAGCCCGAGAGGATGAGACCCCTGGCGCGACGCACGCCGTCCCAGGCGTTCGTCCGGTGCCGGTCTGCCGAGGCGATGGCTGCGCGCGGGCTGCGGGCGAGTCCTCCCACGGCCACGACGCGGGCGGCGGACGTCCCGGTCGACCACAGCTGCGTGTGGGCCCACTCCGGCCATGGGGCGAGAACGGCGGTGGCTGCGGCCAGAGCGCTGTGGTGCGGCGCGTCGTGCCGCAGTCCCGGCTGTGCCACGACGATGACCGGGACACCGAGGAGCCGGACGAGCACGGTCACCTCGCACGAGACGTCCACGACGACGACGTCGGGCTGGTGCACCTGGATCCACCGTGCGATGGTCGTCATGCGCTCGCTGAATCCCCGGTGACCCAACGGTGCCCAGTGCATGAGGCCGCGCATCGTCACGTCGGCGTCGCTGGCCGATGTGCCTTCGGCGAGAGGAGCGTCGTGGGCCAGTAGCACGGACTCCAGTCCGGCGGCTCGCGTGGCGGCCTGGTCCAGCTCTGAGCCGAGGAGGGTCACATCGACCCCGTCCGTGGCCAGCCGACGGCCCACGATCATCGCTCGGGTGCGGTGCCCGGAGCCGTGGTGGTGCACGTACCAGCCGACCTTCACGCTCGGCCTCGTCCCGAGCCGACGAGCTCGCGGTACAGGCTCGCGTACTCGTGCACCATCCGCTCCCAGCCCAGGTCCCTCAGGGCGGCGAGGCGAACGCCCTCGCGGGGGAGCGAAGCCGCTGCGTCCACGCCGTCACTCAGTCCCCGGACGATGCTGTCGGCGTCCCCCCGGGCACTCACGAGAACGCCGATCTCTGGGGTGACGAACTCTGCGAGACCACCCCGATCGAGAGCGATGACCGGGGTTCCCCACGTGGCAGACTCCGCCGCGACGAGGCCGAAGGGTTCTTCCCACCGCGGGGTGACCAAGGTCGCCGCGCTGGCGCGCACGAGCGCGGCCAAATCGGAGTGCGGCAGATGTCCGGCGTACCTCACACGATCGTCGAGCTGGGGCGCGATGACGTCGTCGAACCACGCCCGCTCGCTCACCGGGCCGACGATGGTCAGACGCCTCCCGGCTCGTCGCGCGGCGGAGATGGCGAGGTCGCATCCCTTGGTGTGCGTCAGGCGGCCGACCCACACCAGGTCGTCGCCCCCTGCGCCCGAGCCGCCGCCGTCGTCGTCGACCCCGTTGTGGATGACCCTCGGGCGGGTGGGCAGCGTGCTCCAGTCTGCCGCGTTGGTGCGGCTGACGCAGACGTACTCGACGCGCGGGCTCGCCAGGGCGACCCCGAGCTCCATCCAGGGGAAGGGGGGAGTGTGCAGTGTCGTCACCAGTGGTGCGGCCACCGCTGGGCTGAAAGCCAGCGGGAGGAAGTTCAGGCTCTGGTTGTGGACCACGTCGACGGGCCTGGCGAGGAGGTCGACGACAGCCGCGGTGAAGGCCGCGTGGTCGCGCAGGAAATCGGGCTCGGGCAACTGGGGGTCGAGCGCGGCCACGGCACTGAGGTCGGGCAGACCGCGATAAGGGACGAGCTCGTCGGCGACACCGGGGTCGCTGCCCGCGGGCGCGTACATCCGGACGTGGTGCCCGAGCTCGCGCAGTCCGCGCGCCAGCAGCGCAGTGTGCGACTCCTGGCCACCGGCATAGGGCTCGGCGACGGGGTGACGCGAGGTGGCGAGCATGGCGATGCGCACTAGCCCACCTCGTCCTCGAGGTCGGTGAGGTACTCCGCAAAACCACCGTGGCACCGACCGGTCCGACGGGCCGAGGAGGACACTCGCACCGTGTCCGTCGCCACCCATGACGGCGTGTGAGCGCGGATGCGCCGCACGAGGTCGACGTCCTCGTCGCTCGCCATCGCGCGGAACCCTCCGATGGCGAGGTAGGTGCTCGCACGCAGGCCCAGGTTGGCGCCGTGCACGTGAGGGTGCCCTTCGACCAGGTGGTGCCGGGCGCGCCATTCCATCAGCACGCGGGAGTCGGTCAGACCGCGCGGCTCGACGGTGCCGATGACCGCGTCATGAGTCCGGGAGAGGTCGATGTGTCCGACCAGCCAGTGCGGGGGGACGACGGTGTCGGCATCGGTCGAGGCGAGCCAGAGGTCATCGACACCGACCTGAAGGGCCGTGGCGGTTCTCAGGGCAGCGGTGGCCCCACTGCGTCGGGCGGCGCCGACATTTCCGTGGTCGACGCTGAGGCTGCGGACACCCGCTCGGCGGACGACCGACGCGGAGCCGTCGACGGAGCGGTCGAGCACGACCGTGACGTCGATCATCACCTCGGGATGGACGATGCTCGCCCGGCGCCGAGCGGCGTCGATGCTGGCCAGTGCCTCGGGGAGCAGCACCTCCTCGTTGCGTGCGGGAACGACGACGTGCAGGGCGCGGATCATCGGGACGCCTCGTAGACGTCGATGAGGACGTCCTCCTCGACGAGGGTGACCACCGACCAGCGGTCACACACGGCGCGGACCTGAGCGTGCACGCGGGGGCCGTCCAAGGGGATCTCGCGGGTCGCGTGCCGCCAACTCACCAGGACGAGCTCACCGCCGGGAGCGAGCCGCTCGATGAGACCGCCGAGGGTGAGCCACAGCTCGAAGGGCGTGAGGAAGTAGCCGACCTCGGACATCACCACGAGGTCGAAGGGTCCGCTCAGCTCGGTGATGATGGAAGGGGCCTCGCCCCTGATCCAGGTCAGGCCGCTCGGTGCGTCGCGAGCAGCGATGTCGAGTGCGCGCTGACTGACGTCGATCGCCACGACGTCACCGGACCGCGACGCGAGGTCGCGCGTGAGCGTACCCGTGGAGCAACCGAGGTCGAGCACCCGTTCGTACCGCTCGCGTCGCAGGACGGCAGTGGTCAGGGCACGTTTGCGCCGCTCGTACCAGGTGTCGCTCGACCAGGGGTCCTCGCCGCAGTCGAACATCGCGTCGAACGTGGCGGGTCGCTGCGAACTTGGCGCATCGGGGCGCAGGTTGCCGCGGTCGGACAGGACCAGGGTGGTGAAGCCACGCACGGTCGGCGCCAGCACTGCGTCCGTCAGCAAGGCCTCGTCACCCGCGGCCGTCGAGAGCGGCTGGACCTGGCTGTGATGCCGCCGGACCGCCCGCGTGCGACGGGACTGGGCGTCCAGGGTCGCGTCGACGGCGACGAGGTCCGACCACGGCAGCAGGTCGGGTTCGCTCCAGTGCCAGAACCACACCAGGTAGTGGGCCAGGCTGACCCCCGCCTCTCCGGCAGACGTCCGGGAGAGGACCGCGGTGCGGGTTGCGCGACCAGCAGCGTCATGATCGGGGTGTCCGTCCGACGTCCACGGGGCCAGGACGAGGGTGCCCGTGGAGCAGAAGGAGGCGACGGCAGCCGAGATCTCCTCCTGGCGCTCAGCGAGGCCGCCGTCGGGGAGCCCGACGTGCACGACGTGTGCGGCCGGCGCGAGTTCAGCGGCGGCTCGCTCGCCCTCGGCGCGCCGACGAGCACCCAGGTCCTCACGGCTCACCGTGGAGGAGCGAGGGTGCGACGCCTCCCCACTGGTCAGGATCAGCAGCGTCACGTCCACGCCGAGCGCGGCGGCATCGGCGATGAAGGCCCCGGCGCCCAAGCACTCGTCGTCCGGGTGGGCTGCCACGACGAGCAGGTGGTGGTGGTGGCCGATGACGGCACGCGTCGTGGGTGTCGTCACCGATGACCATCGAGGGTCGCCCACCCACCGCAACTCGCCGTCGGGGTGGTCCAGGCGTGGTGTCCGGGTGGTCATCGTGCGGCTTCGACGAGCATCGCTCCGGTGCGCGCCAGGTCGCGGTCGCCATGGTGCTGCCGGACGTAGACGGTGAGGTCCGCGGCCCGACGGGCGTGCTCCTCGTCGAAGGTCAGCGGAGCCGGCCCCAGCGCCCGAGCCACCTCGGTCAGGCAGACGTGGGCGGCGGACGCCGCCGCGTCGCGGGCGCGGGCGGCCATGAAGGCGCCCGCCGCACCCGCGGCCGTCCCCGCGTCGATCGCGGCGGCTGCCGCCCGCAGCTCGAGCTCGGCGGCCCGCAGAGCCCGGTCGAGGCGACCGAGGTGCCAGGTCGCGATCTGGTCGGGCTCCCGGCGACATGCAGCGTCGAGCACGCGCTGCGCGAGGGCTGCCGCAGCTCCGAACCACACGGCCGCCACGGCGACCCCACCCCACGCGAATCCCGGTCGGGTCAGGTACCACCCGGCCGGGCCGACGGGGGTCGCGGGGACGTCGTGCAGGTCCAGGCCGGTGCTGCGCACGTCCACGAGCCCACGCGAGGCCCAGGACGCGTCGTCCCGTCGGATGCCGGGGTGCGACAGGTCGACGGCGAAGGCCTGCCGCCGCTCGTCGGACACGTGCGCGGTGATGATTGCGTGGCTGACGTGGGCCGCGAGCGAGCACCACGGTTTGCTCCCCGACAGACGCCAGCCCGCATCCGAGCGGGTGGCGTCCAGATGGGTGTCCGGGGAGTGGGCCGCGTAGACGCCCCAGGTGCTGCCCCGTGGTGCGCTGACGGTCACGTCGGCGCCAGGGTGTGCGTCGGCCGCCTGCTCCAGGATGCTCAGCGCATCGAGGTGCGGCTCGACGACCCGGGCGACGGTGAGATCGCCGGCGCCGAGGGAGCCTAGGGATCGCAGGTAGGACCACGTGCTCGTCCCCAGGTGGGAGGAGAGCGGGCTCAGGTCGATCGCCAGCGACAGTGCCGCCGGGATGTCTGCCGCCACATCGCGGGCTGCAAGGACGAGGTCCTGGTCCGCCCAAGCCAAGAAGCTGAAGGGCCGCGAGGCGGCGGTGCTGGTCGTCATGAACGTCGCAGCGACGACGCGCGATCGAGGAGACCAGCCGGACCACGCTGCTGCTCGCCGAGGGCGGCGTCCAGGACGAGCAGGCCGCCCGTCGCCATCGGGGTGGCCCACTGGAGCCAGCGCATACGGGCAGAGAGGTCGCGGACGCGCTGGGCCGACTCCGGGTCCCGGTCGCCGGCCTCTTGGGCGCGACCGAGCCGGGCGCCCTCGCGATACGCGGCGGCGCTCGCGACCAGCGCGATGCCGGTGAGAGCCGTCTTCACGACGACTGCAGCTGTGGTCGGTGGGTGGACCGCGACGCGCCGCTTGTTGTCGGCGACGATCGCCAGCCCGCTCAGGAGGTGCACGCCGATCGCGCCGGCCTGCACAGGTCCCCACGAGGTCCACCCTTCGTCGGCGATGCGGGAGCGCTCCTGAGCGCTGTCGCCCACTCGTGATGCGGGGTTGAGAGCGACGGCGCCCATGAGCGAGCCGCCGAACCAGGCGGCGTTGGTGACAAGGTGCGCGGCCCGGACAGTGGTGCTGTAGATCGTCATCTCTCGACAGTAGGGAGGGCGGGCTCGGGCTGCACCACCCCTAAGGGTGGCCTGGTGCAGTGGGCCGCTCCGCCTACATTTGTCCGATGGCCGATGTGCAGGACCTCGTCGACGAGGCATCCGCGATCCTCCTCGCCCCGGTGACCCTGGAGGACCGTCGTTTCCGGCTGCTTGCCTTCGCCGCGCACGCCGGTGACGTCGACAGCGTGCGGGCCGAGACGGTGCTCT
Encoded proteins:
- a CDS encoding catalase; amino-acid sequence: MPTTKRTTSHDADAPAHDRVGAGGETHQRAGGDSPVMTSAHGVPIEDDNNSLRAGERGPTLMSDHAFREKLFHFDHERIPERVVHARGYGAHGVFECHESLADITRASIFASAGKKTETFVRFSTVAGNLGSFDLARDVRGFATKFYTDEGNWDLVGNNIPVFFIQDAVKFPDLVHAVKEEPDRGFPQAQSAHDTFWDFASLMPESTHMTLWQMSDRAIPRSFRMMEGFGVHTFRFINDAGDSSFVKFHWKPVLGMQSVVWNEAVKINGADPDFHRRDLFDAITAGDFPQWELGVQVFDDAFADEFDFDVLDATKLIPEELIPVRAVGTMTLNRLVDNVFAEVEQVAFMTQNVPPGIDFSNDPLLQGRNFSYLDTQLKRLGSTNFSQLPVNAPRCPVAHFQRDGHMQMSPQPGRAAYEPNSFSGEDRGPREVGAQGQQPFPDEVEGQTRRVRSASFADHYSQARQFYVSQTPVEQEHIVLAYTFELGKCEIPAIRSRMIANLRNVDEDLAAGVAAGLRMPLPEASVPAAEPIRDLPPSPALSILANAKETFAGRKLGLLVGDGADAAAVKRLRKAVTKAGGICEVVAKAVGGATLSDDSLLEATQAVAGAPSVLYDAIAVLTGPDGGAVLADEPAARDFLTDAFNHYKVIGLGGATDALVAAAGLSDKLDAACLGLDTANDNTTFLSRIAGPRQWDRDLDA
- a CDS encoding zinc-dependent alcohol dehydrogenase, producing MKALTWQGRSNVRIDDVPDPRVERPTDAVIRVTSTAICGSDLHLYDPLGPFLSKGDILGHETMGIVEEVGSEVTHISVGDRVVVPFNISCGHCWMCQRGFMAQCETTQVRDQGMGASLFGFTELYGSVPGGQAEYLRVPQAQFGPILVPEGVADERFLYLSDILPTAWQGVEYADVPNGGSLAVIGLGPVGLMAVAIAAHRGLQVIGVDNVPERLARARQYGATVINTDETDDVPGAIRELTDGRGVDGSLDAVGMEAHGAPVAETAIKAVGLVPDVLAKPMMKTVGIDRLAALRTAIGAVRRSGTVSVSGVYGGMADPLPMMEIFDKGLALRMGQCHVKRWIDDIMPLVLEDGDPLGLEAFATHRLPLTQAPDAYSMFQKKQDGCIKVVLKP
- a CDS encoding response regulator transcription factor produces the protein MSAPARGPLRVALINDHELIIQGVAAMLEPYADVVRVVELDAGTTVAQPVDIALYDTYARTGFDGDDLDVLCAAPHIGQVVLFTWHLSEELIESARARGVTSAISKSVGAEDLVMELTRAHEGHLRVIPFEPDPTLPTNSWPGRAAGLTPRESEIIALVTAGLSNNAIAERTYLSINSVKSYIRSAYRTMGVDSRSQAVLWGIDNGMAPTRKRIVLEAPPTPADY
- a CDS encoding glycosyltransferase family 2 protein yields the protein MAEHIVIVTVVHGRHAHLREQRRILRDVSPGMPHIIVAMDDHAIDDVVAGQPSVTVIHVERDPRGLPLARARNIGVRAALRSGADLVVLLDVDCVPGPRLVSSYESAAERVPQALLCGPVTYLDEGVRVPDDARRLDDLTDPHPARPAPSPGTIQRDGSHELFWSLSFAVKASTWDLLGGFAEEYVGYGAEDTDLGRVARERGVELVWVGGAHAYHQHHPVSRPPVEHLVDIVRNASIYWRRWHEWPMSGWLDEFERQGRIIRRPGEIVLVARADGHETRA
- a CDS encoding glycosyltransferase; this translates as MKVGWYVHHHGSGHRTRAMIVGRRLATDGVDVTLLGSELDQAATRAAGLESVLLAHDAPLAEGTSASDADVTMRGLMHWAPLGHRGFSERMTTIARWIQVHQPDVVVVDVSCEVTVLVRLLGVPVIVVAQPGLRHDAPHHSALAAATAVLAPWPEWAHTQLWSTGTSAARVVAVGGLARSPRAAIASADRHRTNAWDGVRRARGLILSGSEGFDRGDLPMTIVRSAPHLDWQVAGGDVWVPDVRSLIARADVVVTHGGQNAVADVAAAGVAALVVPQRRPHDEQDHMAATLDAAGLATAVRPEDLDTIDWACALDTALARGGQGWVRWECAGAVERAAALVEAVAGG
- a CDS encoding glycosyltransferase, with the protein product MRIAMLATSRHPVAEPYAGGQESHTALLARGLRELGHHVRMYAPAGSDPGVADELVPYRGLPDLSAVAALDPQLPEPDFLRDHAAFTAAVVDLLARPVDVVHNQSLNFLPLAFSPAVAAPLVTTLHTPPFPWMELGVALASPRVEYVCVSRTNAADWSTLPTRPRVIHNGVDDDGGGSGAGGDDLVWVGRLTHTKGCDLAISAARRAGRRLTIVGPVSERAWFDDVIAPQLDDRVRYAGHLPHSDLAALVRASAATLVTPRWEEPFGLVAAESATWGTPVIALDRGGLAEFVTPEIGVLVSARGDADSIVRGLSDGVDAAASLPREGVRLAALRDLGWERMVHEYASLYRELVGSGRGRA
- a CDS encoding glycosyltransferase family 2 protein is translated as MIRALHVVVPARNEEVLLPEALASIDAARRRASIVHPEVMIDVTVVLDRSVDGSASVVRRAGVRSLSVDHGNVGAARRSGATAALRTATALQVGVDDLWLASTDADTVVPPHWLVGHIDLSRTHDAVIGTVEPRGLTDSRVLMEWRARHHLVEGHPHVHGANLGLRASTYLAIGGFRAMASDEDVDLVRRIRAHTPSWVATDTVRVSSSARRTGRCHGGFAEYLTDLEDEVG
- a CDS encoding bifunctional PIG-L family deacetylase/class I SAM-dependent methyltransferase, which produces MTTPTTRAVIGHHHHLLVVAAHPDDECLGAGAFIADAAALGVDVTLLILTSGEASHPRSSTVSREDLGARRRAEGERAAAELAPAAHVVHVGLPDGGLAERQEEISAAVASFCSTGTLVLAPWTSDGHPDHDAAGRATRTAVLSRTSAGEAGVSLAHYLVWFWHWSEPDLLPWSDLVAVDATLDAQSRRTRAVRRHHSQVQPLSTAAGDEALLTDAVLAPTVRGFTTLVLSDRGNLRPDAPSSQRPATFDAMFDCGEDPWSSDTWYERRKRALTTAVLRRERYERVLDLGCSTGTLTRDLASRSGDVVAIDVSQRALDIAARDAPSGLTWIRGEAPSIITELSGPFDLVVMSEVGYFLTPFELWLTLGGLIERLAPGGELVLVSWRHATREIPLDGPRVHAQVRAVCDRWSVVTLVEEDVLIDVYEASR
- a CDS encoding acyl-CoA dehydrogenase — encoded protein: MTTSTAASRPFSFLAWADQDLVLAARDVAADIPAALSLAIDLSPLSSHLGTSTWSYLRSLGSLGAGDLTVARVVEPHLDALSILEQAADAHPGADVTVSAPRGSTWGVYAAHSPDTHLDATRSDAGWRLSGSKPWCSLAAHVSHAIITAHVSDERRQAFAVDLSHPGIRRDDASWASRGLVDVRSTGLDLHDVPATPVGPAGWYLTRPGFAWGGVAVAAVWFGAAAALAQRVLDAACRREPDQIATWHLGRLDRALRAAELELRAAAAAIDAGTAAGAAGAFMAARARDAAASAAHVCLTEVARALGPAPLTFDEEHARRAADLTVYVRQHHGDRDLARTGAMLVEAAR